Below is a window of Comamonadaceae bacterium M7527 DNA.
CACCCGCATGCGCGCCAGCCGCCCCGGCAATGAGGCCAACGCGCTCAATGCGCTGTACTACACGCAGCGCGCCAGTGAAGGCGGACTCATCATTGCAGAAGCCTCGCAGGTCATGCCTGAGGGGCAAGGCATGCCCGCCACACCCGGCATACACACAGACGCGCAGCAGGCGGGTTGGCAGCTGGTAACAGACGGCGTGCACGCGCGCGGTGGGCGTATCTTTTTGCAGTTGTGGCATGTGGGGCGTATTTCTCACTCGTCACACCAGCCGGGTGCACAGGCACCGGTTGCGCCCTCAGCCATCGCCGCCCAGGGCAACGCCTTGACCGCAGACTTCACACCCGCACCCTTTGAAGTGCCACGCGCACTCACTCTTGACGACATTGCGCAAGTCAAGCTGGCCTATGTAGCCGCTGCCAGGCGGGCCATGGCCGCAGGCTTTGATGGCGTGGAAATTCACAGCGCCAACGGCTACTTGCTAGAGCAGTTCATGATTGAGCGCAGCAACCAACGCCAGGACCGCTACGGCGGCAGCTTGGCCAACCGCATACGTCTGCCACTGGAAATTGCCGAGTTGCTCGCCGCCGAGTTGGGCCCAAACAAGGTGGGCATTCGCCTATCGCCATTTGGCGTAGCCAATGACTCTGGTGAAACCCAGCCACTGGCTCTGTACCAAACCATCACCACCGAACTGAACAAGCTCAAACTGGCCTACTTGCACCTGATTGAGCCACGCGCCTCTG
It encodes the following:
- a CDS encoding alkene reductase → MSNPATAALFTPFTIGDTPLQHRIVMAPLTRMRASRPGNEANALNALYYTQRASEGGLIIAEASQVMPEGQGMPATPGIHTDAQQAGWQLVTDGVHARGGRIFLQLWHVGRISHSSHQPGAQAPVAPSAIAAQGNALTADFTPAPFEVPRALTLDDIAQVKLAYVAAARRAMAAGFDGVEIHSANGYLLEQFMIERSNQRQDRYGGSLANRIRLPLEIAELLAAELGPNKVGIRLSPFGVANDSGETQPLALYQTITTELNKLKLAYLHLIEPRASGAGQRDVDHQNMPSGCATLRPLWDQALITAGNFTPDSAAQTVAKGDADAIAFGRFFISNPDLPRRIQRGQALTPYNRPTFYGGDSNGYTNYHAFTG